Within Candidatus Desulfatibia profunda, the genomic segment CCATTCTTCAAAAAACTGGCTGATAAAAATTTTACACAAAAAACTTGACAGTACCGATTTCTTAATGGGTGTAATTTGATCTGTTTTGGCTTTCCAAGACGTTGCGGGGATTGCCAGGCCAAGAAGGACGAAATGAGACGTATTGCTTCCTGATTCATCCAGGTACAAAAAATACATTTCTGGAACTCCTGGTTTAAGCAAAAGAAAAGCGTCTGAGGCCAGACCATTCGGTCCGGCTACGGGCCGCTTAGCGTCCCATCTCAGTCGCTATTAAGGTAACAATAGATGTGGAAAATAAATATGTCAATAGCATTATCGGAAAAACTGGCAAATTCTTTAACGAGTTATTCTTTTTAAAGCTTGCCGCGCAAAAACAGGCAACTTACCTTGAGGCCCAAATGGGCACAATTTCGGGCACAGTCCATAATTTAGAGGAAAAAATGGAAACCGTTAGCAATGTCTAATCCCCGCCAAATATGCCTTTCA encodes:
- a CDS encoding DUF3800 domain-containing protein, which encodes MYFLYLDESGSNTSHFVLLGLAIPATSWKAKTDQITPIKKSVLSSFLCKIFISQFFEEW